The following proteins are co-located in the Microbulbifer sp. VAAF005 genome:
- a CDS encoding alpha/beta hydrolase yields the protein MKTLHLVILFSILSIFSTYVAAERIKIDNSLTIHYEQAGNGDTTIIFIPGWMMSTKVFEHQLAHFKDSTKYRALAYDPRGQGMSSKPVEGHTYQQHARDLAALIDKLGLDSVILAGWSYGVTEQLAYLNQFGTDKIKAMIMIDTGPDISGASRDEWVWYLNDDSDGYSRSFTEGIIEDRENVIAEFVKWMLENPTAENIAWVSNIANQTSSSVAAITNATGFYLDYSKDLIGLEGKIPMLYVVRNEVKEVADKWIKSNTPSATTAYMGKHMMFWERPDEFNAMVDQFLENIETK from the coding sequence ATGAAGACTCTTCATCTGGTAATTTTATTTAGCATCCTGTCTATTTTTTCTACTTATGTGGCAGCAGAGAGAATTAAGATCGACAACTCTCTCACTATCCACTACGAACAAGCGGGTAATGGCGATACGACAATCATCTTTATTCCCGGCTGGATGATGTCTACAAAGGTTTTCGAGCATCAACTTGCCCATTTCAAGGACTCCACCAAGTATCGCGCGCTAGCTTATGATCCCCGCGGCCAGGGCATGTCATCCAAGCCTGTTGAGGGCCATACTTATCAGCAACACGCTCGAGACTTAGCTGCACTGATTGACAAGCTGGGGCTTGATAGCGTGATTCTCGCGGGCTGGTCCTATGGAGTGACCGAGCAACTGGCCTATCTCAACCAGTTCGGCACTGACAAGATAAAAGCCATGATTATGATCGACACTGGCCCGGATATTTCTGGGGCCAGCCGGGACGAGTGGGTCTGGTATCTGAATGATGATTCAGACGGATACTCGCGCTCATTCACTGAAGGGATTATTGAGGATCGCGAAAATGTGATTGCAGAGTTCGTCAAATGGATGCTTGAAAATCCCACTGCGGAAAATATTGCCTGGGTGTCTAATATCGCCAATCAAACCTCTAGCAGCGTCGCCGCAATTACCAACGCTACTGGTTTTTACCTCGACTACAGCAAAGACCTTATCGGCCTTGAAGGGAAGATTCCCATGCTGTATGTGGTACGAAATGAAGTTAAGGAAGTGGCTGACAAATGGATCAAATCTAATACTCCTTCCGCCACTACCGCTTATATGGGAAAGCATATGATGTTTTGGGAGAGGCCCGATGAATTCAATGCAATGGTCGATCAATTTCTGGAGAATATAGAAACTAAGTAG
- a CDS encoding alpha/beta hydrolase-fold protein, which yields MRVLFLALISVCSLIANASDFILAQKTEIKSDFLGENRTILVKLPEQYKDNDKEYPVLYVLHAQWDMLSTLSTIDLLEGQVPNFIVIGVEGMGKELRPNQGKSAAFSQFLADEVVPYVNTNYRTADFSILSGHSNSGRFVLDYWLNDKAPFSQYFAFSPSLEDKYITGRVSNLAPKQLKELSPLTVTIANEGNHMQVPFDELNQALANVPGAIFTFQKFPEQSHRTTKHHSMQFALQHTFTGWEPTYELKVSGFDGLTNHYRNLSDKFGFKVVIPTNTLQRLMAHHAISDSENAASELKLHIAYTIKEISGGVDATVETADYLLNNGYEEAGETILKEMCNQAEEHARCKG from the coding sequence ATGAGAGTTCTATTTTTAGCCTTGATAAGTGTGTGCTCGCTGATAGCAAATGCTTCAGATTTTATTCTCGCACAAAAGACGGAAATCAAATCAGATTTCCTTGGTGAAAACCGAACCATCTTGGTGAAACTTCCCGAACAATATAAGGATAATGACAAAGAATATCCTGTGCTCTACGTATTACATGCTCAGTGGGACATGCTTTCTACTTTGTCTACTATCGATTTACTTGAAGGCCAAGTGCCCAATTTTATCGTGATTGGTGTAGAGGGAATGGGTAAGGAGTTGCGCCCAAATCAAGGTAAATCGGCAGCATTTTCTCAGTTCCTAGCGGACGAAGTTGTGCCCTATGTCAATACAAACTATCGAACCGCAGATTTTAGTATTTTGTCTGGGCACTCCAACTCTGGCCGCTTCGTACTGGACTACTGGCTAAACGACAAAGCACCATTTTCACAGTACTTTGCGTTTAGCCCATCATTAGAGGATAAATATATAACCGGGCGAGTTTCCAATTTAGCACCTAAACAACTTAAAGAGCTTTCCCCGCTGACCGTGACCATCGCTAATGAGGGGAATCATATGCAAGTCCCATTTGACGAATTGAACCAAGCTCTCGCAAATGTACCGGGTGCAATCTTTACCTTCCAGAAATTCCCAGAACAATCCCACAGAACGACTAAACATCACTCTATGCAATTTGCCCTTCAACACACTTTTACAGGGTGGGAACCTACTTACGAACTTAAAGTAAGTGGGTTTGATGGACTGACAAATCACTACCGTAATTTATCAGATAAATTTGGCTTCAAAGTAGTTATTCCCACCAATACCCTGCAGCGCTTGATGGCCCACCATGCCATTTCCGACTCTGAAAACGCTGCTAGCGAATTAAAACTCCATATCGCATACACCATTAAAGAAATTTCGGGCGGGGTCGATGCCACAGTCGAAACAGCAGACTACTTGCTGAACAATGGCTATGAAGAGGCAGGGGAAACCATATTGAAAGAGATGTGCAACCAGGCTGAAGAGCACGCTCGCTGCAAAGGCTGA
- a CDS encoding sigma-70 family RNA polymerase sigma factor gives MDLNDEELIRRAVKDGDQRAYAQLVRRYQSQLRYSLRQLCDGDQGLADDMAQEAFIKAYKALPAFRGDARFSTWLYRIAYNLVMSHKRKNMPDVDQEAVDRAQADEAIEESRQLGMARDLTAAMDTLSGPQRQAIHLCMHRGFSHEEAASIMKLPLGTVKSHVNRARAKLRSLLQPWREEVVNG, from the coding sequence ATGGACCTCAATGACGAGGAATTAATCAGGCGGGCCGTCAAAGACGGGGACCAGCGGGCATACGCCCAGCTGGTTCGTCGCTATCAATCTCAGCTGCGATACTCGCTCCGACAGCTGTGTGATGGTGACCAGGGTCTGGCAGACGATATGGCGCAGGAGGCCTTTATTAAGGCCTATAAGGCGTTGCCGGCGTTCAGGGGGGATGCCCGCTTCAGCACCTGGCTGTACCGTATCGCCTATAATCTCGTCATGAGCCACAAGCGTAAGAATATGCCCGATGTGGATCAAGAGGCAGTGGATAGGGCTCAGGCCGATGAGGCTATTGAAGAATCCCGGCAGTTAGGGATGGCTAGGGACCTCACTGCCGCGATGGATACCCTGAGTGGCCCGCAACGGCAAGCAATCCATCTGTGTATGCACAGGGGCTTTTCTCACGAGGAGGCGGCAAGTATTATGAAATTGCCGCTTGGTACGGTAAAATCCCATGTCAACCGTGCTCGGGCCAAGCTGCGTAGCTTGCTACAGCCCTGGCGTGAGGAGGTGGTAAATGGTTAA
- a CDS encoding DUF6249 domain-containing protein, whose protein sequence is MRARNKQSFQAVICCWVAIAASSISMGSWAQEEDSFVPEPPPPPGVEASESETRVRILREDGVLTIKSEGENGEKSEVRVDLGQEFGGPLSQEIIERLKSKGILDVDGKVTEDTLNSVPDNVRIRLSESRDYRGRHWDHHDSHHSGSDDSSVIPIVALLCVFGMPVFIVWLVTRSSYRKKQLVMSNINQMVADGRDVPPELIDLLDEREPNSSSDRGITLIAIGAAVFISLSALAGIGVGSLGLIPLFIGVARYVNWKLDNKQV, encoded by the coding sequence ATGAGAGCGAGAAATAAACAATCATTCCAGGCAGTCATCTGCTGTTGGGTGGCCATTGCGGCATCCAGCATAAGCATGGGCAGCTGGGCCCAGGAGGAGGACTCATTTGTCCCAGAGCCCCCGCCGCCGCCAGGTGTGGAGGCCTCCGAATCTGAAACCCGCGTCCGTATATTGCGTGAGGATGGTGTTCTCACGATCAAATCCGAAGGCGAGAATGGTGAGAAAAGTGAGGTTCGGGTTGACTTGGGGCAGGAATTTGGCGGCCCCCTAAGCCAGGAAATTATTGAACGGCTGAAAAGCAAGGGCATTCTGGATGTAGACGGCAAGGTTACTGAAGATACCCTGAATAGCGTACCGGACAATGTCAGAATCAGGTTATCGGAAAGTCGTGACTACCGGGGTAGGCACTGGGATCACCATGACTCACACCACTCTGGAAGTGACGACTCATCTGTAATCCCAATAGTAGCGCTGCTCTGTGTATTTGGCATGCCAGTGTTTATTGTCTGGTTGGTAACGCGCAGCAGCTATCGCAAGAAACAACTGGTTATGAGTAATATCAACCAGATGGTTGCTGATGGTCGGGATGTGCCCCCGGAGCTAATTGATCTTTTGGATGAGAGAGAGCCAAATAGCTCCAGTGATCGCGGTATCACTCTGATCGCAATAGGCGCTGCAGTATTCATCTCACTCTCAGCCCTTGCGGGTATTGGAGTAGGCAGTCTCGGCTTGATCCCTCTGTTTATCGGTGTGGCTCGCTATGTGAACTGGAAGCTTGATAACAAGCAGGTGTAG